gtaatgttggttatgttagaatgttggttgtgtcagtatgttcgtaccaacacaaccaacattctGTGTTGGTTGTGGTACCAACATTTGGTAGCGGTACCAGCATTGTAGTGGTACCATTAGTACCATTCGTACCAACATTTGGTAGTGGttgtaccaacacaaccaacattttgtagtgttGGTGGTATCATTAGTACCTACGGTACTGAAATTTCATATTTGTGGGGTGGGggtttacttacatatggtcgTAGTTAGAGATTTCTTCGATAAGGAACTACTATTATCAGTAGTACTGTTTTCATATTCCCTGTTGATGATGGggtcaatttttccttttaacttcttttcttccgttGTGGTGGCATCTGTTTTAATTTCGCAGTCTTCATAGCCCTTAAGCCTATCGCActtaaaacatttatcattATCCTTGCACCCGATACCTTCACTCATAATTTCATCACTCTTATTGAAAGCCGCTGTTATTCCCCTCTCTACATTCTTCTCATCCTTACATGGAAAGTTGTTGTGTTCTAATTTATCTGCAATGGCATTTAATAGAACACATTGCATCGTTCTTTGGAACGATGCCTTAACGGCATCGCTCTCGTTGATGTCATAgaggttttttaatcctgctgctataaggaggcaagcctcccttccatt
This is a stretch of genomic DNA from Plasmodium knowlesi strain H genome assembly, contig: PKNH_00_99, whole genome shotgun sequence. It encodes these proteins:
- a CDS encoding SICAvar, type I (fragment), producing SEVWKEVEEQMKELAKGTTEDKKSAVSSFCSKLPKDENGREACLLIAAGLKNLYDINESDAVKASFQRTMQCVLLNAIADKLEHNNFPCKDEKNVERGITAAFNKSDEIMSEGIGCKDNDKCFKCDRLKGYEDCEIKTDATTTEEKKLKGKIDPIINREYENSTTDNSSSLSKKSLTTTIC